GATTTCGTCCGCGGCCTCGGCGCCGACGAAATCATCGACTACCGGACCACCGACTTCACCAAGGCCGTCAAGGACGCCGACGTGGTCCTCGACTCCACGGCCCAGGGCGACCTCTCGCTCGGCGTGCTGCGTCCCGGCGGGGTACTCATCAGCATCCTGGAGCACGGCGACCCGGAGCTCGCGGCGCGCGTCGAGGCGGCCGGGCGGCGCTTCGCCGGTGTCTCGGTCGAGCCGGATTACGCCGCGCTCGAAGAGATCGCCGGGCTGGTCGACGCGGGCCGGATCCGCCCGTACGTCGAGCGGACGTTCCCGCTGGCGGAGGCCGGTAAGGCGCATGAGCTGGTCGGCGCGGGACACGTACAGGGCAAGATTGTGCTGACGGTCTGACGCGACGGGCCACGAGGGGCGCGACGGGCCGCGGCGGGAGACACCAGGGAGGGCGAGGTCGGATGGACATCCTCACGGAGGCGCTGGCCTCGATGCGCACGGGGCACCCGGCGTCCGTACGGACCAACGGCCGCGCCCCCTGGGGCCTGCGGCTGCCGCCGGTCGCGGGCGCCGGGTTCCACGTGGTGCTGTACGGCACCTGCTGGCTGCTGCCCCTCGACGACGCGCCGCCGCATCTGAAGCCGATACCGCTGAGCCCGGGGGACGTCGTCTTCCTGCGGGACGGCCGGGGGCACATCCTCGCCGATCAGCCCTCCACCCCGGCCGAGGAGCCCGACGCCGAGCGGTACCGGCCCGGTTCACCGATCGGCTCGGTCACGCTCGGCGGGGACGGGCCCGAGACCAGCCTGCTGTGCGGCAACTACCACCTGGACCAGGGCCGCCCGCACCCGCTGGTGCGCCAACTGCCCGAGGTGATCCACCTGTCGACGCGGCACGGCCGCCATCCGGAGCTGAGCGCCGCCGTCCAGCTCCTCGGCTCCGAGCTGGAGAATCCGCGCATCGGCTCGGACGGCATCGTGCCCACCCTGATCGACTCGCTGCTCCTCTACATCCTGCGGGCCTGGCTGGACGATCAGCCGCCGGCCGATGCCCGGGGCTGGGCCGCGGCCCTGAGCGACTCGGCCGTGGCGCCCGCGCTGTCGGCCGTGCACGCCGACCCCGCGGCCCCGTGGACGGTCGAGTCGCTGGCCGAGCGGGCCGGACTGTCCCGCGCCGCCTTCGCCCGGCGGTTCGCGGCACTGGTGGGCGAGCCGCCGATGGCCTATCTGACGCGCTGGCGCATGACCACCGCCGCCCGGCTGCTGCGCGAGAGCGACGCCCCGCTCACCACGGTCGCCGCGCGCAGCGGCTACGGCTCGGAGTTCGCCTTCGCCAAGGCGTTCAAGCGGGAGTACGGCCAGGCACCGGGCAGCTACCGACGCCTGGCCAGGGCGGCCTAGAGCCGTCCCGCGCCGCCGCTGCCGCCGGCGCCGTGGGAAGCTGAGGGGGTGACGTCGTTGGAGGACCTCGTCCGGCTGCGCCGGGCCCGTGACCTGATGGACCGCGAGTACGCGAAGCCGCTCGACGTGCCGGCGCTGGCGCGCTTCGCCCTCATGTCGCCGGGCCATTTCTCCCGCAGCTTCCGCGCCGCCTACGGAGAGACGCCCTACAGCTACCTCATGACGCGCCGGATCGAGCGGGCCAAGGCGCTGCTGCGGCGTGGCGACCTCACGGTGACGGAGGTCTGCTTCGAGGTCGGCTGTACGTCGCTGGGATCGTTCAGCTCGCGGTTCACCGAGCTCGTCGGCGAGAGCCCGAGCGCGTACCGGGCCCGCTCCCACGACGACGGCGCCGCCATCCCGGCGTGCATCGCCAAGATCCATACGCGACCGGTCAGGAATGGAGAAGCGAAAGCCGCGCCCCGCCCGTAGCGTGAAGCGCATGGACATCAAGCTTTCGCAGTGCTTCATCGCCGTCGACGACCACGACAAGGCGCTCGCCTTCTACCGGGACGTGCTCGGCCTGGAGGTGCGCAACGACGTCGGTTTCGAGGGGATGCGCTGGGTGACCGTCGGCGCGCCGTCCCAGCCCGAGGTGAACATCGTCCTCGAACCGCCCCTCGCGGACCCGAACGCCTCGGCCGCCGACCGGCAGGCCATGGCGGAACTGCTCGCGAAGGGCCTGCTGCGCGGCGTCATCTTCCAGAGCGACGACGTCGACGCCACCTTCGAGCGCATCCGGGCCGCGGGCGGTGAGGTGCTGCAGGAACCCGTAGACCAGCCGTACGGCGTCCGCGACTGCGCGTTCCGTGATCCCTCCGGCAACATGCTGCGCTTCACCCAGCCCCGCGGAAAGTGAGCCCGCTCCCGCGCACCGGCGGCTACTCTGCCGGTGCGCGGGGCCGGGGAGGGGCACGGGGGGAACGCGCCGCCCGGCCACGGAGAACCGGACATCCCGCCCGAAGCCGGCCTGATCGAGCCGGGCGACGCCGACGGAGACCGCACAGGCGGCCCGCGTGACAGAGGGAGACAGATGAGCAGGGCCACCGGGACGGACACGCAGCCGCCTGCACCGCACCTCGCCGACAGCCACGACCTGATCCGCGTGCACGGCGCGCGCGAGAACAACCTCAAGGACGTCAGCATCGAGATACCGAAGCGCCGGCTGACGGTGTTCACCGGTGTCTCGGGATCCGGCAAGAGTTCGCTGGTCTTCGACACAATCGCCGCGGAGTCGCAGCGGCTGATCAACGAGACGTACAGCGCCTTCGTGCAGGGCTTCATGCCGACCCTGGCGCGGCCCGAGGTCGACGTCCTCGACGGGCTGACCACCGTGATCGCCGTCGACCAGCAGCGGATGGGGGGCGATCCCCGCTCCACGGTCGGCACCGCCACCGACGCCAACGCCATGCTGCGCATCCTCTTCAGCCGGCTCGGGAAGCCGCACATCGGCTCGCCCGGCGCGTACGCCTTCAACGTCCCGTCGGTCCGGGCGAGCGGTGCGATCACCGTCGAGCGCGGCACCACGAAGGCGGTGAAGGCGACCTACTCCCGCACCGGCGGCATGTGTCCGCGCTGCGAGGGCCGGGGCACGGTCTCCGACCTCGACCTCACCCAGCTCTACGACGACTCCAAGTCGCTCAACGAGGGCGCCCTCAGCGTCCCCGGCTACAAGCCCGGCGGCTGGAACTTCCGGCTGTACAGCGGGTCGGGGTTCTTCGACGTGGACAAACCGATCTGCAAGTACACCAAGAGGGAGCTGCACGACTTCCTGCACCGCGAGCCGACCAGGATGAAGATCGAGGGCATCAACATGACCTACGAGGGGCTGATCCCCCGGGTCAGGAAGTCGATGCTCGCCAAGGACCGGGAGGCGATGCAGCCGCACATCCGGGAGTTCGTGGACCGGGCGGTCACCTTCACCACCTGCCCCGAGTGCGACGGCACCCGGCTGAGCGAGGCGGCCCGGTCGTCGAAGATCCAGGGGATCAGCATCGCCGACGCCTGCCGGCTGCAGGTCAGCGACCTCGCCGAGTGGATCCGCGGCCTCGACGAGCCGTCCGTGGCGCCGCTGCTGACGGCGCTGGGCGAGACCCTCGACTCGTTCGTGGAGATCGGCCTCGGCTATCTCTCGCTGGACCGGCCGTCGGGCACCCTGTCGGGCGGCGAGGCGCAGCGCGTCAAGATGATCCGCCATCTCGGCTCCTCGCTCACCGACATCACCTACGTCTTCGACGAGCCCACCATCGGCCTGCACCCCCATGACGTGCAGCGGATGAACGACCTGCTGCTGCGGCTGCGGGACAAGGGCAACACGGTCCTGGTCGTGGAGCACAAGCCGGAGACGATCGCGATCGCCGACCACGTCGTGGACCTCGGCCCGGGGGCCGGTACGGCGGGCGGCGCCGTCTGCTTCGAGGGCACCGTCGCGGGGCTGCGGGCCGGCGATACCGTCACCGGCCGCCACCTCGACGACCGGGCCTCGCTCAAGGAGTCGGTGCGCAAGCCCACCGGCACGCTGGAGGTCCGCGGCGCCACCGCCCACAACCTCCGGGACGTCGACGTCGACATCCCGCTCGGCGTGCTGTGCGTCGTCACCGGCGTGGCCGGCTCCGGCAAGAGTTCGCTGATCCACGGCTCGATCCCCGCCGGCGCGGGTGTGGTGTCGGTGGACCAGGCGCCGATCCGCGGCTCCAGGCGGAGCAACCCGGCGACGTACACCGGGCTGCTCGACCCGATCCGCAAGGCGTTCGCGAAGGCCAACGGCGTCAAGCCGGCGCTGTTCAGCGCCAACTCCGAGGGCGCCTGCCCCACGTGCAACGGCGCCGGCGTCATCTACACCGACCTGGCGATGATGGCCGGCGTCGCCACCACCTGCGAGGAGTGCGAGGGCAAGCGGTTCGACGCCTCGGTGCTGGAGTACCACCTCGGCGGCCGCGACATCAGCGAGGTGCTCGCGATGCCGGTGACCGAGGCCGAGGAGTTCTTCGGCGCGGGCGAGGCGCGCACCCCGGCCGCGCACAGGATCCTCGAACGGCTCGCGGACGTCGGGCTCGGCTACCTCACCCTCGGCCAGCCGCTCACCACGCTGTCCGGCGGCGAGCGGCAGCGGCTCAAGCTGGCCACGCACATGGCCGACAAGGGCGGCGTCTACGTCCTCGACGAGCCGACCGCCGGCCTGCACCTCGCCGACGTCGAGCAGCTGCTCGGCCTGCTCGACCGGCTGGTCGACGCCGGCAAGTCGGTCATCGTCGTCGAGCACCACCAGGCGGTCATGGCACACGCCGACTGGATCGTCGACCTCGGTCCGGGCGCCGGTCACGACGGCGGCCGGATCGTCTTCGAGGGCACCCCGGCCGACCTCGTCGCCGCCCGCTCCACCCTCACCGGCGAGCACCTCGCGGCCTACGTCGGCTCCTGACCGGGGCCCTCGCGGCCGCTCGTGCCGCTCCCGTACCTCCCGGTCCGTGCCCGGCCGGGAGGTACGGGAGCCGCTGTGGGCGCCGGTCGCGGTCACCGACCTCACCGGCAGGTCGTGCCGGCCCCGAAAGGGAGTCAGATGCGGCGCACCCGCGCGGCGATGCCGTGGCCGAGCAGCAGATAAATCACCGCGGGCAGGCCGTAATTGAGGACGACGCGCAGGCCCTCGACGTCCATGGTGAATATGTCCTGGGACCAGCCGGCCAGCCAGTCGGCCACGCCGTGCACAAA
The sequence above is a segment of the Streptomyces lydicus genome. Coding sequences within it:
- a CDS encoding AraC family transcriptional regulator; this encodes MDILTEALASMRTGHPASVRTNGRAPWGLRLPPVAGAGFHVVLYGTCWLLPLDDAPPHLKPIPLSPGDVVFLRDGRGHILADQPSTPAEEPDAERYRPGSPIGSVTLGGDGPETSLLCGNYHLDQGRPHPLVRQLPEVIHLSTRHGRHPELSAAVQLLGSELENPRIGSDGIVPTLIDSLLLYILRAWLDDQPPADARGWAAALSDSAVAPALSAVHADPAAPWTVESLAERAGLSRAAFARRFAALVGEPPMAYLTRWRMTTAARLLRESDAPLTTVAARSGYGSEFAFAKAFKREYGQAPGSYRRLARAA
- a CDS encoding helix-turn-helix transcriptional regulator — encoded protein: MDREYAKPLDVPALARFALMSPGHFSRSFRAAYGETPYSYLMTRRIERAKALLRRGDLTVTEVCFEVGCTSLGSFSSRFTELVGESPSAYRARSHDDGAAIPACIAKIHTRPVRNGEAKAAPRP
- a CDS encoding VOC family protein, with product MDIKLSQCFIAVDDHDKALAFYRDVLGLEVRNDVGFEGMRWVTVGAPSQPEVNIVLEPPLADPNASAADRQAMAELLAKGLLRGVIFQSDDVDATFERIRAAGGEVLQEPVDQPYGVRDCAFRDPSGNMLRFTQPRGK
- a CDS encoding ATP-binding cassette domain-containing protein, which codes for MSRATGTDTQPPAPHLADSHDLIRVHGARENNLKDVSIEIPKRRLTVFTGVSGSGKSSLVFDTIAAESQRLINETYSAFVQGFMPTLARPEVDVLDGLTTVIAVDQQRMGGDPRSTVGTATDANAMLRILFSRLGKPHIGSPGAYAFNVPSVRASGAITVERGTTKAVKATYSRTGGMCPRCEGRGTVSDLDLTQLYDDSKSLNEGALSVPGYKPGGWNFRLYSGSGFFDVDKPICKYTKRELHDFLHREPTRMKIEGINMTYEGLIPRVRKSMLAKDREAMQPHIREFVDRAVTFTTCPECDGTRLSEAARSSKIQGISIADACRLQVSDLAEWIRGLDEPSVAPLLTALGETLDSFVEIGLGYLSLDRPSGTLSGGEAQRVKMIRHLGSSLTDITYVFDEPTIGLHPHDVQRMNDLLLRLRDKGNTVLVVEHKPETIAIADHVVDLGPGAGTAGGAVCFEGTVAGLRAGDTVTGRHLDDRASLKESVRKPTGTLEVRGATAHNLRDVDVDIPLGVLCVVTGVAGSGKSSLIHGSIPAGAGVVSVDQAPIRGSRRSNPATYTGLLDPIRKAFAKANGVKPALFSANSEGACPTCNGAGVIYTDLAMMAGVATTCEECEGKRFDASVLEYHLGGRDISEVLAMPVTEAEEFFGAGEARTPAAHRILERLADVGLGYLTLGQPLTTLSGGERQRLKLATHMADKGGVYVLDEPTAGLHLADVEQLLGLLDRLVDAGKSVIVVEHHQAVMAHADWIVDLGPGAGHDGGRIVFEGTPADLVAARSTLTGEHLAAYVGS